The following coding sequences are from one Acomys russatus chromosome 16, mAcoRus1.1, whole genome shotgun sequence window:
- the Krt26 gene encoding LOW QUALITY PROTEIN: keratin, type I cytoskeletal 26 (The sequence of the model RefSeq protein was modified relative to this genomic sequence to represent the inferred CDS: deleted 1 base in 1 codon) — MSFRFSGGSRVCSRAGSARLSRGGAGFVAGNVCVGPGAESSFSCTLGGLSSGGSFGNGTEGPGRGNSIGFLSNEPGLFSGNEKVTMQNLNDRLASYLNHVSALEEANADLEKKIEGWYEKYGPGRGRGVEHDYSRYFSVIEDLKRQIVSMTTCNANLILQNDNARLTADDFKMKYENELALHQSVEADTNGLRRVLDELTLSTADLEIQREALSEELTYLQKNHEEEMGVLQNASGGNINVEMNAAPGVDLTAMLNNMRAEYEDLAEQNRRDAEACFREKSAALQQQISDDAGAATAARNELMELKRNLQTLEIELQSLMAMKQSYESSLAETEGNYYAQLQHIQEQIVAREERLQQIRTETEGQKLEHEQLLGIKTCLEKEIDTYCNLLDGEERRSESTSYKPKDSRPVNEVNDSSGETFVRTMVEELDQLGNLLSLRVHSVEEKSSKISNITMEQRVPSKAP, encoded by the exons ATGTCTTTTCGGTTCTCTGGGGGATCCAGGGTCTGTTCCCGGGCTGGATCTGCCAGGCTGTCCAGGGGAGGAGCAGGCTTTGTGgctggaaatgtgtgtgtggggccTGGAGCAGAAAGCAGCTTTTCTTGCACCCTTGGAGGCCTCTCTTCTGGAGGAAGCTTTGGCAATGGCACTGAGGGGCCAGGACGGGGAAATAGCATTGGTTTCCTTAGCAACGAGCCTGGCCTCTTCTCTGGGAATGAGAAGGTGACCATGCAGAACCTCAATGACCGTCTGGCATCGTATCTGAACCATGTGAGTGCTCTGGAGGAGGCCAACGCGGACCTGGAGAAGAAGATCGAGGGCTGGTATGAGAAGTACGGGCCCGGCCGGGGCCGTGGAGTTGAACATGACTACAGCAGATATTTCTCAGTCATTGAGGATTTGAAACGACAG attgtttccatgaCCACCTGCAATGCCAACCTTATTCTTCAGAATGACAATGCCAGACTCACAGCTGACGACTTCAAGATGAA GTATGAAAATGAGCTTGCTCTGCACCAGAGTGTTGAGGCCGACACCAACGGTCTTCGAAGAGTGTTGGACGAGCTGACACTTTCTACAGCCGATTTGGAGATACAGCGTGAGGCTCTGAGCGAGGAGCTGACGTATCTCCAAAAGAACCACGAGGAG GAAATGGGAGTCCTGCAAAACGCGTCAGGGGGGAACATCAACGTGGAGATGAATGCCGCCCCCGGCGTGGATCTAACCGCCATGCTGAACAACATGAGGGCGGAATATGAAGATCTGGCTGAACAGAACCGAAGAGATGCAGAGGCCTGCTTTAGAGAGAAG AGCGCAGCGCTGCAGCAGCAGATTTCAGATGACGCGGGAGCAGCCACGGCGGCCAGAAACGAGCTAATGGAACTGAAACGCAATCTGCAGACTCTGGAGATAGAACTTCAATCCCTCATGGCGATG AAACAGTCCTACGAGAGTTCGCTGGCTGAGACGGAAGGGAATTACTACGCTCAGCTGCAGCACATCCAGGAGCAGATCGTGGCGCGAGAGGAGCGGCTGCAGCAGATTCGGACGGAGACGGAAGGCCAGAAGCTGGAGCACGAGCAGCTGCTCGGCATCAAGACGTGTCTCGAGAAGGAAATTGACACGTACTGCAACTTACTAGACGGAGAGGAACG AAGAAGTGAATCCACAAGTTATAAACCAAAG GACAGCAGGCCTGTAAATGAAGTCAATG ACTCCTCAGGAGAAACGTTTGTCCGAACAATGGTTGAAGAGCTAGATCAGCTTGGCAACCTGCTTTCCCTGAGAGTGCACTCCGTAGAAGAAAAATCCTCCAAAATCAGCAACATCACCATGGAGCAGCGCGTGCCTTCCAAAGCCCCGTAA